The Amblyomma americanum isolate KBUSLIRL-KWMA chromosome 5, ASM5285725v1, whole genome shotgun sequence genome window below encodes:
- the LOC144134862 gene encoding uncharacterized protein LOC144134862 has translation MQKTFFPMLYFILRAAVLINLTSLCTECGAHTEIRIDEESKYFPYQDVYQAFKNITDLKDFYWLYGFNYNSNHTLGKTCVYFKIEGLSEHGMNYSSNFIKEGKNGTIPYTGTFLWSEAENYRGKEKREKFNTLHSEIRNSEDRWPMNYTLVFSDYKECSVFRVLAINNGHGCMVLAGDSAARKNALPEKCQSMYHNACDKSKDRFEKIFDNNCTKPKFMVVNP, from the exons ATGCAGAAAACTTTCTTTCCAATGCTTTATTTTATTCTCAGAGCAGCCGTTCTCATAAATTTAACTTCTTTGTGCACCGAATGCGGGGCTCATACGGAAATACGTATCGATGAAGAATCTAAATACTTCCCCTACCAGGACGTCTACCAG GCATTCAAGAACATAACCGACCTAAAGGACTTTTATTGGCTTTACGGCTTCAACTACAACAGCAACCATACTCTGGGAAAGACATGTGTTTATTTTAAAATCGAAGGACTTTCTGAACATGGCATGAATTACTCTAGTAACTTCATCAAGGAAGGTAAAAA tggaacAATACCATACACCGGAACCTTCTTATGGTCGGAGGCTGAAAATTATAGGGGAAAAGAAAAACGAGAAAAGTTCAACACCCTACATTCTGAAATAAGAAATTCAG AAGACCGATGGCCAATGAATTACACGCTCGTATTTTCCGATTATAAAGAATGCTCAGTTTTTCGTGTACTCGCAATAAATAATG GACATGGATGCATGGTGCTCGCTGGCGATTCCGCAGCCCGCAAAAACGCTTTACCCGAAAAGTGCCAAAGTATGTACCATAATGCCTGTGACAAGTCCAAAGACAGATTTGAGAAAATATTCGATAATAATTGCACGAAACCTAAATTCATGGTCGTCAATCCTTGA